In the genome of Montipora foliosa isolate CH-2021 chromosome 3, ASM3666993v2, whole genome shotgun sequence, one region contains:
- the LOC137997615 gene encoding calmodulin translates to MADQLTEEQIAEFKEAFSLFDKDGDGTITTKELGTVMRSLGQNPTEAELQDMINEVDADGNGTIDFPEFLTMMARKMKDTDSEEEIREAFRVFDKDGNGFISAAELRHVMTNLGEKLTDEEVDEMIREADIDGDGQVNYEEFVKMMTSK, encoded by the exons ATG GCTGATCAACTTACCGAGGAACAAATTGCAG AATTCAAGGAAGCCTTCTCGCTTTTTGACAAGGATGGAGATGGTACCATCACAACAAAGGAACTGGGGACAGTAATGAGATCTCTTGGGCAGAATCCAACTGAAGCCGAACTACAGGACATGATCAATGAAGTTGACGCTGATG GAAACGGCACAATTGACTTCCCAGAGTTCCTTACAATGATGGCACGGAAAATGAAAGACACTGACTCAGAGGAGGAAATTAGGGAGGCTTTCCGAGTTTTTGACAAAGATGGCAATGGCTTTATCAGTGCTGCCGAGTTGCGTCATGTCATGACCAACTTGGGAGAGAAACTTACAGATGAGGAAGTTGATGAAATGATAAGGGAAGCTGACATTGATGGTGATGGGCAAGTCAATTATGAAG AGTTTGTGAAGATGATGACATCAAAGTGA
- the LOC137996090 gene encoding uncharacterized protein yields the protein MAAIKTYTLETSNKEVKAKWAAFSEKEKAVYREAFELFDHDGSGFITTDEIGVVMRRLGQNPSPQELEDMVRDVDADGSGHIDFNEFLVMMSQTQEKHHQSELRQAFSLFDADGDGFITFDDLKRVMRNCGESLSDSELRTMFTKADINQDNLVDLKGKAHKFSEEEIAEYREAFQLFDKDGGGTVSTKELKQVFEALGQHPTDQDVLAMISEVDKDGSGEIDFDEFLQLMATKQANMTMEDELRNAFNVFDMDGSGYISAAELKLVLSNLGESLTDEEIDDMIAEADLDSDGQVSFDEFIKMIGNK from the exons atggcagccattAAGACTTATACGTTGGAAACTTCGAACAAAGAGGTAAAAGCAAAATGG gctgcatTTTCGGAGAAAGAAAAGGCAG TTTATCGCGAAGCCTTTGAACTTTTTGATCATGATGGTAGTGGATTTATCACCACTGACGAGATTGGAGTTGTTATGAGGAGACTAGGACAGAATCCATCACCCCAGGAGTTGGAAGATATGGTCAGAGACGTGGACGCCGATG GTAGCGGGCACATTGACTTCAACGAGTTCTTGGTGATGATGTCCCAGACACAGGAGAAGCATCATCAGTCCGAACTGCGTCAAGCTTTTAGCCTTTTTGACGCAGATGGCGACGGCTTCATAACATTTGATGACCTCAAGAGGGTGATGCGAAACTGTGGAGAGAGCCTGAGCGACTCTGAACTGAGGACTATGTTTACTAAAGCTGATATCAACCAAGATAATCTTGTTGACTTGAAGGGTAAA GCTCACAAATTCTCAGAAGAGGAAATTGCGG AATATAGGGAGGCTTTTCAGTTGTTTGACAAAGATGGTGGGGGCACTGTTTCGACAAAAGAACTCAAACAAGTGTTTGAAGCGTTAGGACAACACCCAACCGACCAGGATGTACTTGCAATGATATCTGAGGTCGACAAAGATG GGAGCGGTGAAATAGACTTCGACGAGTTCCTTCAATTAATGGCTACCAAGCAGGCCAACATGACGATGGAAGATGAGTTAAGAAACGCCTTCAATGTGTTCGATATGGATGGCAGTGGATACATATCAGCTGCAGAGCTAAAGCTG GTGCTTTCGAATCTTGGCGAGTCattgacagacgaagaaattgaCGATATGATAGCAGAGGCTGATCTCGATTCGGACGGGCAAGTCAGCTTTGACG AGTTCATCAAGATGATTGGAAACAAGTGA